A section of the Pseudovibrio sp. M1P-2-3 genome encodes:
- a CDS encoding FkbM family methyltransferase, with protein sequence MDCKVQAHTFFLEQSHRLSVGMVNKVLLSKVTRTAKRRGWHLKPVEEVMGSMFDRFFGGIFRTDGQSFVIPSEGTSKQFRGRFLLGSHEWNERKLVQNYMPREAKVLELGGGLGVVSCFVNRRLSNPKNHVVVEPDPRSLAALKQNRIRNKAEFHIAYGVISRHKEAPFFLFPTSCGSSSRPKPRTRKTVVPGLRIDALQKQYSITFDTFIIDIEGAELVLVRQNRQWFKRVNLVIMEVHPDRLSSEKLEKLRELLIGCGLNLTKAVFEVEVWQRR encoded by the coding sequence ATGGATTGCAAAGTACAGGCCCATACCTTCTTCTTGGAACAAAGCCATCGGTTAAGTGTGGGCATGGTTAATAAAGTTCTTCTAAGTAAAGTCACGAGAACGGCGAAACGTCGGGGATGGCACCTCAAACCAGTTGAAGAGGTGATGGGCTCTATGTTCGACCGATTCTTTGGTGGCATTTTCAGAACTGACGGACAGAGTTTTGTCATTCCCAGTGAGGGAACCAGCAAGCAGTTTCGCGGTCGTTTTTTGTTGGGCTCTCATGAGTGGAACGAACGCAAGCTTGTTCAGAACTATATGCCACGGGAGGCCAAGGTGCTTGAGCTTGGTGGCGGGCTCGGCGTAGTGTCGTGTTTCGTCAACAGGCGTCTTTCCAATCCTAAAAATCATGTTGTAGTCGAACCAGATCCTCGGTCCCTCGCAGCTTTGAAACAAAACAGGATACGGAACAAGGCAGAATTTCATATTGCCTATGGTGTCATTAGCCGGCACAAAGAGGCCCCGTTTTTCCTTTTTCCAACGTCTTGTGGTAGCTCCTCTCGGCCCAAACCCAGAACCCGCAAAACCGTTGTGCCCGGCTTGCGAATCGATGCCTTACAAAAGCAGTACTCCATCACCTTCGATACCTTCATTATTGATATAGAGGGAGCGGAACTGGTGCTGGTCCGGCAAAATCGCCAGTGGTTCAAAAGGGTGAACCTCGTGATTATGGAGGTGCATCCAGACAGGCTTTCCAGTGAGAAGCTGGAGAAACTGCGGGAGTTACTGATTGGCTGCGGGTTAAACCTCACTAAAGCCGTCTTCGAAGTGGAGGTCTGGCAACGCCGGTAA
- a CDS encoding pentapeptide repeat-containing protein, which yields MSRRWRERLGSLKGWQLFRSGTVLGLLLALSSCDNVSPSLLDLLPSSSVRNDYPNGYIVGRNLNRVHWAGRSFRGQTLKNLSFLNADLSGTDFTDAIISNVDFTLADLNRASFRGAKLRNVTFYGARLRGVDFIDAKLVIVMLDAADVRGTCFDRAKLQDVYFEGARLTGGVYPEEYSPDIWPRSFYALLEQGACPGFKDPVQALFGQKQKEIWVSPHTGPSHKHRGGYKIAPKDEPRTHESNR from the coding sequence ATGAGTAGGCGTTGGCGAGAGAGGCTGGGTTCTTTAAAGGGCTGGCAGCTGTTCCGTTCTGGGACAGTGCTTGGGCTGCTGCTTGCCTTGAGCTCTTGCGACAATGTCAGCCCGTCTCTGCTGGACTTGCTTCCCAGCTCCTCAGTCAGAAATGACTATCCCAACGGGTACATTGTAGGGCGTAATTTGAACCGCGTTCACTGGGCTGGGCGCAGCTTTCGGGGGCAGACGCTCAAGAACCTCAGTTTCCTGAATGCGGACCTTTCTGGTACTGATTTTACCGATGCAATCATCAGTAATGTAGATTTCACACTGGCGGATCTGAACAGGGCAAGCTTTCGAGGTGCGAAGCTGCGTAATGTGACCTTTTATGGTGCCCGCTTGCGGGGCGTGGACTTTATAGACGCCAAATTGGTCATTGTGATGCTGGATGCTGCCGATGTGCGTGGCACCTGTTTTGACAGGGCAAAGCTACAAGATGTCTACTTTGAAGGAGCACGGCTTACCGGCGGCGTTTATCCGGAAGAATATTCGCCCGATATCTGGCCGCGCTCATTCTATGCTTTGCTTGAGCAAGGCGCTTGTCCGGGCTTTAAAGATCCGGTGCAGGCGCTTTTTGGACAAAAGCAGAAGGAAATCTGGGTTTCCCCTCATACTGGTCCGAGCCACAAACACCGTGGGGGCTATAAAATCGCTCCTAAGGACGAGCCCAGAACCCACGAGAGCAACCGATAA
- a CDS encoding HdeD family acid-resistance protein produces MTHTSSGTGNTEKISALVRDKWKRFLTLGILLLIGGFVVIAMPAASSIAVTLVIAFALIFVGAVQIVHAFSIKAWSGFLWQLITGLIAVLAGGFIAYQPAAGVAFLTIILCAAFIAQGISQLLLAFKIRPHDGWGWILASGFISIIAGLCIFFELPYSATWALGLVAGISIMFNGWSYIAIALAARAVNR; encoded by the coding sequence ATGACACACACCAGTAGCGGAACCGGAAATACCGAGAAAATATCAGCCCTCGTCCGCGATAAGTGGAAGCGCTTCTTAACCTTGGGCATCCTGCTTCTCATTGGCGGGTTTGTTGTCATCGCCATGCCTGCGGCCTCTTCCATTGCCGTTACACTGGTGATTGCCTTTGCCCTGATCTTTGTGGGAGCCGTGCAGATTGTCCATGCATTCTCAATCAAGGCGTGGAGCGGGTTCTTGTGGCAGCTGATCACCGGCCTCATCGCCGTTCTGGCAGGCGGCTTTATCGCCTATCAACCGGCGGCGGGCGTTGCCTTCCTCACCATTATTCTATGTGCGGCCTTCATTGCCCAAGGCATTTCCCAGCTGCTGCTCGCCTTTAAAATCAGACCCCACGATGGATGGGGCTGGATTCTGGCCTCCGGCTTTATCTCCATTATTGCGGGTCTTTGCATCTTCTTCGAACTCCCCTACTCCGCCACATGGGCGCTGGGGCTGGTGGCGGGCATTTCCATTATGTTTAACGGCTGGAGTTACATTGCCATTGCACTGGCGGCGCGGGCGGTAAACCGCTAA
- a CDS encoding RNA methyltransferase — protein sequence MSEQEALPQTALPPAVILCEPQLGENIGMVARAMANFGLSDLRIINPRDGWPSEKAQSAASRAFHVIENTRVFDTVEEALQDLKLVFATTARVRDVPKPVVGPDEAAKESVARGMLQNATGYMFGRERWGLNNDEVALADKIVTLPVDPTYASLNIAQAVLVCAYEWRRVATAGQLPFSLEDYGAEPASKDDVFRMFEHLEGALDTRGFFRPVEKRQTTVRRIRNIFQKANLTDNEVRTLRGIIASFDKYGMKGRDS from the coding sequence ATGTCAGAACAAGAAGCACTTCCCCAAACCGCCCTGCCGCCCGCCGTCATCTTGTGCGAGCCTCAGCTGGGCGAGAACATTGGCATGGTTGCCCGTGCCATGGCCAATTTCGGCCTGAGCGATCTTCGGATTATTAATCCGCGCGATGGCTGGCCCAGTGAAAAGGCCCAGTCTGCCGCCAGTCGCGCTTTTCACGTGATCGAGAACACAAGGGTGTTCGACACGGTGGAAGAAGCCCTTCAGGATTTGAAGCTGGTCTTCGCCACCACGGCGCGTGTACGAGATGTTCCAAAGCCCGTTGTGGGGCCGGATGAGGCAGCCAAGGAAAGTGTGGCGCGCGGCATGCTGCAAAATGCCACCGGTTATATGTTTGGCCGGGAACGGTGGGGGCTGAATAACGATGAAGTCGCCCTTGCCGACAAGATTGTCACTTTGCCTGTAGACCCAACCTATGCATCCTTGAATATTGCACAGGCAGTGCTGGTGTGTGCCTACGAGTGGCGCCGTGTGGCAACCGCCGGACAACTTCCGTTTTCGCTGGAAGATTACGGCGCGGAGCCTGCAAGCAAAGACGATGTGTTCCGCATGTTCGAGCATCTGGAAGGAGCGCTGGACACGCGCGGCTTTTTCCGGCCCGTTGAAAAGCGTCAGACCACCGTTCGGCGCATCCGCAATATTTTCCAAAAGGCGAATTTGACCGATAATGAAGTGCGTACGCTGCGCGGTATTATCGCTAGTTTCGACAAGTATGGAATGAAGGGGCGGGACTCCTAG
- a CDS encoding alanine/glycine:cation symporter family protein: MDTIIGELNHYFWGYILLYGLLGVGIFYTLRLGFLQVRYFGHFFKVLFSSTKEDKEGISSFQALCTSLASRVGTGNIAGVAVALNLGGPGAIFWMWVVAFLGMATAYAESTLAQLYKIHDDKGQFRGGPANYIKAGLKMPFLAHLFAISLILCFGLIFSAVQSNSIAVALQAAFTIPPWATGAILVAVSGLVIFGGIRKIAHVAEWIVPFMATAYVLIALYVILVNITEVPAIFGEIFGHAFGFESAAGGATGGVMAAMMNGVRRGLFSNEAGMGSAPNIAACASPDPHHPSSQGFVQAFGVFIDTIVICTATALIIMLSGVYEFHGMLTGTALTEAAVDVHIGDLGSYFIALAVLFFAFTSIIGNYSYAENAMMFLEHGWKPGILLLRIGALAMVFWGTLQAVSTVFNLADAAMGFMATINLFAILLLSPKVSYLTKDYLSQLNAGKVPHFDIAEHKELTGDVAEGIWTEKRNTI, encoded by the coding sequence CTGGATACAATTATTGGCGAACTAAATCATTATTTTTGGGGATACATTCTGCTCTACGGGCTGCTGGGCGTAGGAATTTTCTACACGCTGCGCCTCGGTTTTCTGCAGGTCAGATACTTTGGTCATTTTTTCAAAGTTCTTTTCAGTTCCACCAAGGAAGATAAGGAAGGTATCAGCTCGTTTCAGGCTTTGTGTACCAGTCTGGCCTCCCGTGTCGGCACTGGCAATATCGCCGGTGTGGCTGTCGCCTTGAATTTAGGTGGGCCGGGCGCGATTTTCTGGATGTGGGTTGTTGCATTCCTAGGTATGGCAACAGCTTACGCAGAAAGTACATTGGCGCAGCTATATAAAATACACGACGACAAAGGCCAGTTCCGAGGCGGTCCTGCTAACTACATCAAAGCAGGGCTTAAAATGCCGTTTCTTGCTCACCTCTTTGCAATTTCTCTGATCCTTTGCTTTGGCCTGATTTTCTCGGCAGTACAGTCAAATTCCATCGCGGTTGCTTTGCAGGCAGCCTTTACAATCCCGCCGTGGGCGACAGGAGCTATTCTTGTTGCTGTTTCAGGTCTGGTTATTTTTGGCGGTATTCGAAAGATTGCCCATGTGGCGGAGTGGATCGTTCCCTTCATGGCCACAGCCTATGTCTTGATCGCCTTGTATGTGATTCTTGTAAATATCACCGAAGTCCCTGCAATCTTTGGTGAGATTTTCGGCCATGCGTTTGGATTTGAATCTGCAGCAGGCGGTGCTACTGGTGGTGTAATGGCGGCAATGATGAATGGTGTCCGCCGTGGTCTCTTCTCTAATGAGGCGGGTATGGGGTCTGCGCCAAATATCGCCGCCTGTGCGTCTCCTGACCCTCATCACCCTTCCAGTCAGGGGTTCGTGCAAGCTTTTGGTGTATTTATTGATACGATTGTTATCTGTACGGCAACTGCGCTGATTATCATGCTGTCAGGTGTCTATGAATTTCATGGGATGTTGACAGGTACCGCCCTGACGGAGGCGGCGGTAGATGTGCATATTGGCGATTTGGGTAGCTACTTTATTGCTCTGGCAGTGCTGTTTTTCGCCTTCACGTCCATCATCGGAAACTACTCCTATGCAGAAAATGCTATGATGTTTCTAGAGCATGGCTGGAAACCGGGTATTCTTTTGCTACGCATTGGTGCTCTTGCCATGGTATTTTGGGGAACCTTGCAAGCTGTAAGCACGGTCTTCAATCTGGCCGATGCAGCCATGGGCTTCATGGCGACTATCAACCTGTTTGCAATCCTGCTTCTCTCTCCAAAGGTGAGCTACTTGACCAAAGACTATCTCTCGCAGCTCAATGCCGGGAAGGTGCCTCATTTCGATATTGCCGAGCACAAGGAACTGACGGGCGATGTGGCAGAGGGCATCTGGACAGAAAAAAGGAATACAATCTAG
- a CDS encoding LysR family transcriptional regulator, translating into MNNIYWNGLRSFMAVAEYGSFTEAGEALGLSKASLSQQVTQLELLLGVQLFYRTTRKLRLSDVGAQYLEQCKAGVKILKDASDLASQATDALAGTVRLNSVGGLLGEEVVAPLAIEFQRINPAIEVEFDFSSIREDLLESNYDLVLRMGDLEDSTLIARRLHTITTRYVASMPYLEEAPHIEHPNDLKQAALISGSVSEWSFAAKGKDITVQAGNGFRIANGRVMMQAALSGLGVARLSDLYVDKALQEGRLREVLGNWAQTTPLWLVSPPTRHQLTRVRSLMTFMVERFATQYEKVKAGDRSS; encoded by the coding sequence ATGAACAATATCTATTGGAATGGACTGCGCTCATTTATGGCGGTGGCGGAATATGGAAGCTTTACAGAAGCGGGGGAGGCTCTTGGCCTCTCCAAGGCAAGCTTAAGCCAGCAAGTCACCCAGCTCGAGCTACTTTTAGGGGTCCAGCTCTTTTACCGCACTACTCGAAAACTGCGGCTAAGTGATGTTGGTGCCCAGTATCTGGAGCAGTGCAAAGCGGGTGTAAAAATCCTAAAAGATGCTAGCGATCTGGCCTCACAGGCAACAGATGCACTGGCAGGAACCGTTCGCCTGAATTCCGTTGGCGGCCTTTTAGGGGAAGAAGTTGTGGCCCCCCTTGCCATCGAGTTCCAGCGTATAAATCCGGCAATTGAAGTGGAGTTTGATTTCTCCTCTATTCGTGAGGACCTTTTGGAGAGCAATTATGACCTTGTGCTGCGCATGGGAGACTTGGAAGACAGTACCCTTATTGCCCGCAGGCTCCACACAATCACCACCCGCTATGTGGCAAGCATGCCCTATCTGGAGGAAGCGCCACATATTGAGCACCCCAACGACCTCAAGCAAGCAGCACTGATTAGTGGCAGCGTGAGCGAGTGGAGCTTTGCTGCCAAAGGCAAGGATATAACGGTACAGGCAGGAAACGGGTTTCGCATTGCCAATGGTCGCGTGATGATGCAGGCCGCCCTTTCCGGCCTTGGTGTCGCACGCCTTTCCGACCTTTACGTAGACAAGGCCCTTCAGGAAGGACGATTGCGCGAAGTTCTGGGAAACTGGGCCCAGACCACCCCTCTTTGGCTTGTGAGCCCGCCAACACGCCACCAACTGACCCGTGTGCGCAGCCTAATGACATTCATGGTGGAGCGCTTTGCCACGCAATACGAGAAGGTCAAAGCCGGAGACCGCTCGAGCTAA
- the ttcA gene encoding tRNA 2-thiocytidine(32) synthetase TtcA, with translation MTELTQQLPIEATAEKVSDPDCHPLFRQVPASVEFKKLRKRLLRETRQAITDYAMVGEDAAKTKPKWLVCLSGGKDSFTLLAVLMDLKWRGLLPVDLIACNLDQSQPGFPQHILPEFFERFEIPNIIVRENTYGIVTDKIAENKTYCSLCSRLRRGILYRIAREQGCEAIVLGHHRDDALETFFMNFFHGGRMASMPPKLVNDEGDLMVLRPLSYSCEADIEKFSTAMEFPIIPCNLCGSQDGLQRVQVKKMLQQWEKETPGRLGIMARALAHVRPSHLHDSNLFDFANLRPATGKNDEAGEAEEPCAASLAMTANLFDV, from the coding sequence ATGACAGAACTGACGCAGCAACTCCCAATCGAAGCCACCGCGGAAAAGGTCAGTGACCCTGATTGCCATCCCCTGTTTCGACAGGTGCCTGCCTCTGTGGAGTTCAAAAAACTGCGCAAACGCCTGCTGCGGGAGACCCGTCAGGCGATCACTGATTACGCCATGGTGGGGGAGGACGCTGCAAAAACCAAGCCAAAGTGGCTTGTGTGCTTGTCCGGTGGTAAGGACAGTTTTACCCTTCTGGCTGTTCTCATGGACCTGAAGTGGCGCGGTCTGCTGCCCGTTGACTTGATTGCCTGTAATCTGGACCAGTCCCAGCCCGGCTTCCCTCAGCACATACTGCCAGAGTTTTTCGAGCGGTTCGAAATTCCCAACATCATCGTGCGCGAGAACACCTACGGCATCGTTACCGACAAGATTGCCGAGAACAAAACCTATTGTTCCCTGTGCTCCCGCCTGCGCCGTGGTATCCTTTACCGCATCGCCCGGGAGCAGGGCTGTGAGGCAATTGTTCTGGGGCACCACCGCGATGATGCGCTGGAAACGTTCTTTATGAACTTCTTTCACGGTGGCCGCATGGCTTCCATGCCGCCAAAGCTGGTGAATGATGAAGGCGACTTAATGGTGCTGCGTCCGCTCTCCTATTCCTGCGAAGCGGATATCGAGAAATTCTCTACCGCAATGGAGTTCCCCATCATTCCTTGTAACCTGTGCGGCTCTCAAGATGGACTGCAGCGGGTGCAGGTGAAAAAGATGTTGCAGCAGTGGGAAAAAGAAACGCCGGGCCGCCTAGGAATCATGGCCCGTGCTTTGGCACATGTGCGCCCGTCTCATCTGCATGATTCTAACCTGTTCGACTTTGCAAACCTGCGTCCGGCCACTGGAAAAAATGATGAGGCCGGTGAAGCCGAGGAGCCTTGTGCAGCATCTTTGGCCATGACAGCAAACCTATTTGATGTATAG
- a CDS encoding SDR family oxidoreductase — MTKPLIVVTGASSGIGAAVAKSFSDAGHPLLLLARRLDRLEALNLPNTICKQVDMTNRSQILEAVEEAEQQYGPVDGFVNNAGCMLLGEVATQNPEEWDQMVDVNVKGVLNGIHAVLAGMIERNSGSIINVSSLAGRKTFPFHAAYCGTKFAVHAISENLREEVCGHNVRLITIAPGAVETELLSHTTSEEIKDTYEGWKKDMDGALRAEDVANAVIYAYQQPQNVNVREIVLAATKQTG; from the coding sequence ATGACGAAACCTCTCATTGTTGTAACAGGCGCAAGTTCTGGTATTGGCGCAGCTGTTGCCAAATCCTTCAGCGATGCAGGTCATCCTCTCCTTCTTCTGGCACGGCGTCTGGACCGTTTGGAAGCGCTTAACCTCCCCAACACCATTTGCAAGCAAGTGGACATGACCAATCGTTCGCAAATTCTGGAAGCGGTTGAGGAAGCGGAGCAGCAGTATGGTCCGGTAGATGGCTTTGTAAACAACGCTGGCTGCATGCTTCTGGGTGAAGTTGCCACCCAAAACCCTGAGGAGTGGGACCAGATGGTGGATGTGAACGTAAAAGGCGTTCTTAACGGCATCCATGCGGTTCTGGCTGGAATGATTGAGAGAAACAGCGGTTCCATCATCAATGTCAGCTCTCTTGCGGGCCGAAAAACGTTCCCATTCCACGCCGCCTATTGCGGAACAAAGTTCGCCGTTCATGCCATTAGCGAGAACTTGAGGGAAGAAGTGTGTGGACACAATGTTCGCCTGATCACAATCGCGCCGGGTGCTGTTGAGACAGAACTTCTCTCCCATACAACTTCAGAGGAAATCAAGGATACCTATGAAGGCTGGAAAAAGGACATGGATGGCGCACTGCGGGCTGAGGACGTGGCAAATGCGGTTATCTATGCCTATCAGCAACCTCAAAACGTAAATGTACGCGAGATCGTTCTGGCTGCAACGAAACAGACCGGCTAA
- a CDS encoding NADP-dependent isocitrate dehydrogenase produces the protein MAKIKVANPVVELDGDEMTRIIWQFIKDKLIHPYLDIDLKYYDLGIEARDKTDDQITVDAANAIKEYGVGVKCATITPDEARVEEFGLKRMYRSPNGTIRNILGGVIFREPIIMENVPRLVPGWTQPIIVGRHAFGDQYRATDFKFPGKGKLTVKFVGDDGTEIEHEVFDAPSSGIAMAMYNLDDSIRDFARASMNYALGRKVPCYLSTKNTILKAYDGRFKDLFQEIYEAEFKEKFEAENIFYEHRLIDDMVAASMKWSGGYVWACKNYDGDVQSDTVAQGFGSLGLMTSVLMSPDGRTVEAEAAHGTVTRHFRQHEKGEETSTNSIASIFAWTRGLAHRAKLDDNAALKDFAETLERVCIETVESGFMTKDLALLVGPDQKWLTTTGFLDKVDENLQKAMAAK, from the coding sequence ATGGCAAAAATTAAAGTGGCCAACCCAGTCGTCGAACTCGACGGCGATGAAATGACCCGCATTATCTGGCAGTTCATCAAAGACAAGCTGATCCACCCATACTTGGACATTGATCTCAAGTACTACGATCTGGGTATTGAAGCTCGCGATAAGACCGACGACCAGATCACCGTTGATGCTGCAAACGCCATCAAAGAATACGGTGTTGGTGTTAAGTGTGCGACCATCACTCCAGATGAAGCCCGCGTTGAAGAATTTGGCTTGAAGCGCATGTACCGCTCGCCAAACGGCACCATCCGTAACATCCTCGGCGGTGTTATCTTCCGTGAGCCAATCATCATGGAAAACGTTCCTCGTTTGGTTCCGGGCTGGACACAGCCAATCATCGTTGGCCGTCACGCATTTGGTGACCAGTACCGCGCAACAGACTTCAAATTCCCAGGTAAAGGCAAGCTGACAGTCAAGTTCGTTGGTGACGACGGCACCGAGATCGAGCACGAAGTTTTCGACGCTCCTTCCTCCGGTATCGCCATGGCAATGTACAATCTGGATGACTCCATCCGTGATTTTGCCCGTGCCTCCATGAACTACGCTCTGGGCCGTAAGGTTCCTTGTTACCTGTCCACCAAGAACACAATCTTGAAGGCCTATGATGGCCGCTTTAAAGACCTCTTCCAAGAGATCTATGAAGCAGAATTCAAAGAAAAGTTCGAAGCAGAAAACATCTTCTACGAACACCGCTTGATCGACGACATGGTTGCTGCATCCATGAAATGGTCCGGTGGTTACGTTTGGGCCTGTAAGAACTACGACGGCGACGTACAGTCCGACACCGTTGCACAGGGCTTCGGTTCCCTTGGCCTGATGACATCAGTTCTCATGTCACCAGACGGCAGAACAGTTGAAGCAGAAGCTGCACACGGCACAGTGACCCGTCACTTCCGCCAGCATGAAAAAGGTGAAGAGACCTCCACAAACTCCATCGCTTCTATCTTTGCATGGACCCGTGGCCTTGCTCACCGCGCCAAACTGGACGACAACGCTGCTCTGAAAGACTTCGCTGAAACCCTTGAGCGCGTGTGCATCGAGACCGTTGAAAGCGGCTTCATGACCAAAGATCTGGCACTGCTCGTTGGCCCGGACCAGAAGTGGCTGACCACAACAGGCTTCCTCGACAAAGTCGACGAGAACCTGCAAAAAGCAATGGCTGCGAAATAA
- a CDS encoding cyclase family protein, which yields MKLIDLARPLENTQYADPPGLAPKIEYHAHNDTTERMLQFFPGVSRDQLPGGEGWAVEEVTLSTHNGTHIDAPYHYHSTMDEGERAITIDEVPLEWCMGSGVKLDFRALADGHVVTAAEVEAELERIEHTLEPGDIVLVNTAASASYGKPEYVSKGCGMGREATLYLTERGVRVTGTDAWSWDAPFIYTAQKVAETGNADLIWEGHRASMVRGYCHMEKLGNLESLPSTGFTLMCFPVKIKGASAGWCRPVAMLS from the coding sequence ATGAAGCTTATTGACCTTGCCCGCCCTTTGGAAAATACCCAGTACGCTGATCCACCCGGACTTGCGCCAAAAATTGAATATCACGCCCACAATGACACAACAGAGCGTATGCTCCAGTTCTTTCCCGGAGTCTCTCGCGATCAACTGCCCGGAGGTGAAGGCTGGGCTGTTGAGGAAGTTACCTTAAGCACCCACAACGGCACCCACATAGATGCCCCCTACCATTACCATTCGACAATGGATGAGGGAGAGCGGGCAATCACCATTGATGAAGTTCCCCTTGAGTGGTGCATGGGGTCCGGCGTTAAATTGGACTTCAGGGCATTGGCGGACGGGCATGTGGTCACGGCGGCAGAAGTTGAGGCCGAGCTTGAGCGTATAGAACACACTTTGGAGCCGGGTGATATTGTTCTGGTAAACACTGCAGCATCTGCAAGCTACGGCAAGCCGGAGTATGTTTCAAAAGGGTGCGGCATGGGACGCGAGGCAACGCTTTACTTGACCGAACGCGGTGTGCGCGTGACCGGAACGGACGCATGGAGCTGGGATGCGCCTTTCATTTACACGGCCCAAAAGGTTGCTGAAACTGGCAATGCGGACCTTATATGGGAAGGACACCGAGCAAGCATGGTGCGCGGTTACTGTCATATGGAAAAGCTGGGCAACCTAGAAAGTCTTCCTTCTACCGGTTTCACGCTCATGTGCTTTCCGGTCAAGATAAAAGGCGCATCAGCTGGCTGGTGCCGCCCTGTAGCCATGCTCAGTTAG
- the murI gene encoding glutamate racemase, with amino-acid sequence MGNPVQLYGPVLVFDSGIGGLSVLRQIRRLMPDLDAVYLADDAAFPYGAWEEQALVRHIVKTMEEAINTWQPRAVVIACNTASTLVLPALREHFDLPFIGTVPAIKPAAQQTSSGLVSVLATPGTVARDYTQELINQFAEGVDVKLVGAVSLAQLAEHKLEGEAVDLSLLQEEVLPCFVSKGSGKTDTVVLGCTHYPFLLDELKKVAPWPVNWIDPAPAIARQLAKILGVKVQADPPRDEHALSASNHRLFYTSSQDVTERKKEDLLRAIHGC; translated from the coding sequence ATGGGCAACCCTGTACAGCTTTACGGGCCGGTACTCGTGTTTGATAGTGGGATTGGCGGCCTGTCTGTGCTTCGGCAAATCCGCAGATTGATGCCGGATCTGGATGCGGTTTATCTGGCAGATGATGCGGCTTTTCCCTATGGAGCTTGGGAAGAGCAGGCACTGGTCCGCCATATTGTTAAAACTATGGAAGAGGCTATCAATACGTGGCAGCCGCGGGCGGTGGTTATTGCCTGTAATACGGCCTCAACGCTTGTCCTGCCAGCGCTCAGAGAGCATTTCGACCTGCCGTTTATCGGAACGGTTCCGGCCATTAAACCTGCTGCACAACAGACAAGTTCAGGGCTGGTTTCCGTTCTGGCAACACCTGGAACAGTGGCGCGAGATTATACGCAGGAGCTGATAAACCAGTTTGCCGAGGGCGTGGATGTGAAGCTTGTGGGAGCTGTCTCGCTCGCCCAGCTGGCAGAGCATAAACTGGAGGGAGAGGCAGTAGATCTGTCTCTCTTGCAAGAAGAGGTTCTCCCCTGTTTCGTCTCTAAGGGGTCAGGGAAAACTGATACCGTTGTTTTAGGGTGTACCCACTATCCGTTTTTATTGGATGAGTTGAAGAAGGTTGCACCGTGGCCTGTGAACTGGATTGATCCGGCGCCCGCAATCGCCCGCCAGCTAGCTAAAATACTGGGCGTTAAGGTGCAGGCCGATCCCCCAAGAGATGAGCATGCGTTATCCGCCAGTAATCACAGGCTTTTCTATACGTCTTCCCAAGATGTGACGGAAAGAAAAAAGGAGGACCTACTGAGAGCAATCCATGGTTGCTAA
- the rpsD gene encoding 30S ribosomal protein S4, whose product MSKRQSAKYKIDRRMGENIWGRPKSPANRREYGPGQHGQRRKGKLSDFGVQLRAKQKLKGYYGNISEKKFRKVFEEATRQRGDTSENLIGLLECRLDAVVYRAKFVPTVFAARQFINHGHVNVNGRRVNVGSYVVKPGDVVEVREKSKQLAIVLEAVQLAERDVPDYIDADANKLTATFVRVPSFSDVPYPVQMEPNLVVEYYSR is encoded by the coding sequence ATGTCTAAGCGCCAGAGCGCCAAGTACAAAATTGACCGCCGGATGGGCGAAAACATCTGGGGTCGCCCAAAAAGCCCTGCGAACCGTCGTGAATATGGCCCAGGCCAGCACGGTCAGCGTCGTAAGGGTAAGCTTTCTGACTTTGGTGTGCAGCTGCGCGCTAAACAGAAGCTGAAGGGTTACTACGGCAACATCTCCGAGAAGAAATTCCGTAAAGTGTTTGAAGAAGCAACCCGTCAGCGCGGTGATACTTCTGAAAACCTGATCGGTCTTTTGGAGTGCCGTCTGGACGCGGTTGTTTACCGTGCCAAGTTTGTACCAACTGTTTTTGCTGCTCGTCAGTTCATCAACCACGGTCACGTGAATGTGAACGGACGCCGCGTTAACGTCGGCTCTTACGTAGTTAAGCCGGGCGACGTTGTAGAAGTTCGCGAAAAGTCCAAGCAGCTGGCAATCGTTCTGGAAGCCGTTCAGCTCGCTGAGCGTGATGTGCCGGACTACATTGATGCAGACGCTAACAAGCTGACAGCAACATTTGTTCGCGTACCAAGCTTCTCTGACGTACCTTATCCGGTACAGATGGAACCAAATCTGGTGGTGGAATACTACTCCCGCTAA